Proteins from a single region of Natrinema salifodinae:
- a CDS encoding putative RNA uridine N3 methyltransferase produces the protein MTVSVLVPSSLTREAEDKREATRKLGYVARAATIFRADRLVVYPDRDGETGRFDGGFVSTVLRYAATPPYLRNEVWGMRDELEYAGVLPPLRAMSQTGSESTGSGSSRQGIVTEVGPEGRVRVNCGLQHPISLNVPPKMEVDEGERVTVRISSRRPVRAKLVDRPLPGLSIEQTDLSAALGREDAGVRIAASRYGEELTVGRLETLAGRVERDGMTVAFGAPERGLPDILGIEASAVTASDDSDDGVDDDGVEPTADPGFDLWLNTVPNQGSEVVRTEEALFATLAPLSLRE, from the coding sequence ATGACCGTCAGCGTACTCGTGCCGTCGTCGCTCACCCGGGAAGCCGAGGACAAACGCGAGGCCACTCGCAAACTCGGATACGTCGCCCGCGCGGCGACGATCTTCCGGGCCGATCGCCTGGTCGTCTACCCAGATCGGGACGGCGAAACCGGGCGATTCGACGGCGGGTTCGTAAGTACCGTCTTGCGGTATGCCGCAACCCCTCCGTACCTCCGAAACGAGGTATGGGGGATGCGGGACGAACTGGAGTACGCGGGCGTCTTGCCGCCGCTCCGCGCCATGTCACAGACCGGCTCCGAATCTACCGGTTCGGGGTCGTCAAGACAAGGGATCGTGACCGAGGTCGGACCTGAAGGGCGCGTCCGGGTCAATTGCGGACTGCAACACCCGATCTCCCTCAATGTCCCTCCGAAAATGGAGGTCGACGAGGGGGAGCGCGTGACCGTCAGGATCTCTTCGCGACGACCGGTCCGGGCGAAGCTCGTCGATCGGCCCCTTCCGGGGCTATCGATTGAGCAGACGGACCTTTCGGCAGCACTCGGCCGTGAGGACGCCGGCGTCCGTATCGCCGCCTCCCGTTACGGTGAAGAACTCACCGTGGGGCGGCTCGAGACGCTGGCCGGGCGCGTCGAGCGTGACGGTATGACCGTCGCGTTCGGGGCGCCCGAGAGAGGGCTGCCGGACATCCTCGGAATCGAGGCATCGGCCGTCACCGCGTCGGACGACTCCGACGACGGGGTGGACGATGACGGAGTCGAACCCACAGCCGATCCGGGGTTCGACCTCTGGCTAAACACGGTTCCGAACCAGGGAAGCGAGGTCGTGCGAACGGAGGAGGCTCTGTTCGCCACCCTCGCTCCCCTCTCACTGAGAGAGTGA
- a CDS encoding 50S ribosomal protein L3, with the protein MPQSNAPRKGSLGFGPRKRASSEVPRFNSWPDDDGQPTLQGFAGYKAGMTHVVMVDDQANSPTEGMEQTVPVTIVETPPMRAVALRAYEDTPYGKKPVTEVWTDEFVPELDRVLDLPGDDYDTDAATDELRGLLEEGRVDDVRVITHTVPAEVPSVPKKKPDVMETRVGGGNSVEDRVDFALELLEDGGEHVMNDVFRAGEYVDASGVTKGKGTQGPVKRWGVQKRKGKHARQGWRRRIGNLGPWNPSRVRSTVPQQGQTGYHQRTELNKRLVDIGDGADATVDGGFVNYGEVDGPHALIKGSLPGPEQRLVRFRPAIRPGDQPRLDPEVRYVSTASNQG; encoded by the coding sequence ATGCCACAGTCAAACGCACCACGCAAAGGCTCACTCGGGTTCGGCCCACGGAAGCGCGCCTCCTCGGAGGTGCCGCGCTTCAACTCGTGGCCGGACGACGACGGACAGCCGACGCTCCAGGGCTTCGCGGGCTACAAGGCCGGCATGACCCACGTCGTCATGGTCGACGACCAAGCGAACTCGCCGACCGAGGGGATGGAACAGACCGTCCCCGTGACGATCGTGGAGACGCCGCCGATGCGCGCAGTCGCGCTGCGAGCGTACGAAGATACCCCATACGGGAAGAAGCCGGTCACCGAGGTCTGGACCGACGAGTTCGTTCCTGAACTCGATCGTGTCCTCGACCTCCCCGGTGACGACTACGACACCGACGCCGCCACGGACGAGCTCCGTGGCCTCCTCGAAGAGGGTCGCGTCGACGACGTGCGAGTCATCACGCACACGGTTCCGGCCGAGGTTCCCTCGGTCCCGAAGAAGAAACCGGACGTGATGGAGACGCGCGTCGGCGGCGGCAACTCCGTCGAGGATCGCGTCGACTTCGCCCTCGAACTGCTCGAGGACGGCGGCGAGCACGTCATGAACGACGTGTTCCGCGCCGGCGAGTACGTCGACGCCAGCGGTGTCACGAAAGGGAAAGGGACTCAGGGCCCCGTCAAGCGGTGGGGCGTCCAGAAACGCAAGGGCAAGCACGCCCGGCAGGGCTGGCGCCGCCGCATCGGGAACCTCGGTCCGTGGAACCCGTCCCGCGTTCGGTCGACGGTCCCCCAGCAGGGGCAGACCGGCTACCACCAGCGGACGGAACTGAACAAGCGCCTCGTCGACATCGGCGACGGCGCAGACGCGACGGTCGACGGCGGCTTCGTCAACTACGGCGAAGTCGACGGACCGCACGCGCTGATCAAGGGCTCGCTCCCCGGGCCGGAACAGCGCCTCGTGCGCTTCCGCCCGGCGATCCGACCCGGAGACCAGCCGCGCCTCGATCCCGAGGTGCGCTACGTCTCCACCGCATCCAACCAGGGATAA
- the rpl4p gene encoding 50S ribosomal protein L4, translating to MDATVRDLDGSDAGSVELPAVFETQYRPDLIARAVRAAQANRKQDYGSDEFAGLRTPAESFGSGRGMAHVPRQEGRGRRVPQTVKGRKAHPPKAEKDWTESINTKEKKLAVRSAIAATTDAELVADRGHEFDGDTELPVVVSDEFEDLQKTKEVVEFLEAAGLADDVERADEGRSVRSGRGKTRGRKYKQPKSILFVTSSETGPSRAARNLAGADVATAAEVDAEELAPGAQPGRLTIWTESALEEVADR from the coding sequence ATGGACGCAACAGTACGCGACCTGGACGGCTCGGACGCGGGCTCGGTCGAGCTCCCGGCGGTCTTCGAGACCCAGTACCGCCCGGATCTGATCGCCCGCGCCGTTCGCGCCGCCCAGGCAAACCGGAAACAGGACTACGGCTCCGACGAATTCGCCGGCCTCCGAACGCCGGCCGAATCGTTCGGTAGCGGCCGCGGGATGGCCCACGTCCCACGACAGGAGGGACGCGGTCGCCGCGTTCCCCAGACGGTCAAGGGACGCAAGGCCCACCCGCCAAAAGCCGAGAAGGACTGGACTGAATCAATCAACACGAAAGAGAAAAAACTGGCCGTCCGCAGCGCCATCGCTGCGACGACCGACGCCGAACTCGTCGCCGATCGCGGCCACGAGTTCGACGGCGATACCGAACTGCCCGTTGTCGTCTCCGACGAGTTCGAGGACCTCCAGAAGACCAAGGAGGTCGTCGAGTTCCTCGAGGCCGCCGGCCTCGCGGACGACGTCGAGCGCGCAGACGAGGGCCGCAGCGTCCGCTCGGGTCGCGGGAAGACCCGCGGTCGCAAGTACAAACAGCCCAAGTCGATCCTCTTCGTCACCTCGAGCGAGACCGGCCCGTCCCGTGCGGCCCGGAACCTCGCCGGCGCGGACGTCGCAACGGCCGCCGAGGTCGACGCGGAGGAGCTCGCACCCGGCGCACAGCCCGGACGGCTGACCATCTGGACCGAGAGCGCACTCGAAGAGGTGGCCGACCGATGA
- a CDS encoding 50S ribosomal protein L23 yields MSVIEHPLVTEKAMNDMDFENKLQFVVTPDAAKPEIRDEVEERFEISVQNINTQVTMNGKKKAVVRLSEEDDAQEVASRIGVF; encoded by the coding sequence ATGAGCGTCATCGAACACCCGCTGGTCACCGAGAAGGCCATGAACGACATGGACTTCGAGAACAAGCTCCAGTTCGTCGTCACTCCGGACGCCGCCAAGCCGGAGATCCGCGACGAAGTCGAGGAGCGTTTCGAGATCTCGGTTCAGAACATCAACACGCAGGTTACGATGAACGGCAAGAAGAAGGCCGTCGTCCGCCTCTCCGAGGAGGACGACGCGCAGGAAGTTGCTTCGCGAATCGGGGTGTTCTAA
- a CDS encoding 50S ribosomal protein L2, producing MGRRILGQRRGRGTSTFRAPSHRYKAKLDHKKEEDDDIVRGTVVDIEHDPARSAPVAAVEFEDDDQRLVLAPEGITVGEELQVGVSAEIKPGNTLPLAEIPEGVPVCNVEANPGDGGKFARASGTNADLITHDRNAAVIQLPSGEVKRLDPQCRATIGVVAGGGRTEKPMVKAGNKYHKMKARGTKWPRVRGVAMNAVDHPFGGGGRQHPGKPKSVSRDAPPGRKVGDISSRRTGRGGNK from the coding sequence ATGGGACGACGCATTCTCGGTCAACGACGCGGCCGCGGGACCTCCACGTTCCGTGCCCCGTCGCACCGCTACAAGGCGAAGCTCGACCACAAGAAAGAAGAGGACGACGACATCGTCCGCGGGACTGTCGTGGATATCGAACACGACCCCGCGCGGTCGGCACCGGTCGCCGCCGTCGAGTTCGAGGACGATGACCAGCGACTCGTCCTCGCGCCCGAAGGCATCACCGTCGGCGAAGAGCTGCAGGTCGGTGTCAGCGCGGAGATCAAGCCCGGCAACACGCTCCCGCTCGCGGAGATCCCCGAAGGTGTGCCGGTCTGTAACGTCGAAGCAAACCCCGGCGACGGCGGCAAGTTCGCCCGCGCCTCGGGGACCAACGCCGACCTGATCACCCACGACCGCAACGCTGCGGTCATCCAGCTTCCCAGCGGCGAGGTCAAGCGCCTCGATCCGCAGTGTCGCGCCACCATCGGCGTCGTCGCCGGTGGCGGTCGCACGGAGAAGCCGATGGTCAAGGCCGGCAACAAGTACCACAAGATGAAAGCCCGGGGCACGAAGTGGCCCCGCGTCCGCGGTGTTGCAATGAACGCCGTCGACCACCCGTTCGGTGGCGGCGGCCGCCAGCACCCCGGCAAACCGAAGTCCGTCTCGCGGGACGCCCCGCCGGGACGGAAGGTCGGTGACATCTCCTCCCGACGCACCGGTCGAGGTGGAAACAAATGA
- a CDS encoding 30S ribosomal protein S19 → MSQEYRTGREGEFTYRGYTLEELQDLELDEVAELLPARQRRSIERGLAVEKQKLLEEAREKGEEETANAPIRTHLRDMPILPEFVGLTFEVYNGQAFERVRVEPEMIGHYLGEFQLTRTSVEHGQAGIGATRSSKFVPLK, encoded by the coding sequence ATGAGTCAGGAGTACCGAACCGGCCGCGAAGGTGAGTTCACCTACCGCGGCTACACGCTCGAGGAGCTGCAGGATCTGGAGCTCGACGAGGTTGCGGAACTGCTACCCGCGCGCCAGCGGCGAAGTATCGAACGCGGCCTCGCCGTCGAGAAGCAGAAGCTTCTCGAAGAGGCCCGCGAGAAGGGCGAGGAAGAGACGGCGAACGCGCCGATCCGAACGCACCTCCGGGACATGCCGATCCTGCCGGAGTTCGTCGGCCTGACCTTCGAGGTCTACAACGGCCAGGCGTTCGAGCGCGTACGCGTCGAACCTGAGATGATCGGACACTATCTCGGCGAGTTCCAGCTGACCCGCACGTCCGTCGAACACGGCCAGGCGGGGATCGGCGCAACTCGTTCCTCGAAGTTCGTCCCACTGAAGTGA
- a CDS encoding 50S ribosomal protein L22 produces the protein MGINYSVDADPDATAKAMLRERHMSHKHSKEVAREIKGRTIGDAQAYLQDVIDEVQSVPFKSHNAGAGHRSDVEGWDAGKYPEKVSEAFLDLLENVEGNADHQGFDGESMEIVHVAAHKVGESVGRKPRAMGRASSWNTPQVDVEIVVEEPEDEIDEGDT, from the coding sequence ATGGGAATCAACTACTCAGTCGACGCGGATCCGGACGCCACCGCGAAAGCGATGCTCCGGGAGCGTCATATGAGCCACAAGCACAGCAAGGAGGTCGCCCGCGAGATCAAGGGCCGAACCATCGGGGACGCCCAGGCGTACCTTCAGGACGTGATCGACGAAGTGCAGTCGGTGCCCTTCAAGTCGCACAACGCCGGGGCGGGCCACCGCTCCGACGTCGAGGGCTGGGACGCCGGCAAGTACCCGGAGAAGGTCTCCGAGGCGTTCCTCGACCTGCTCGAGAACGTCGAGGGCAATGCCGACCACCAGGGCTTCGACGGCGAGTCGATGGAGATCGTCCACGTCGCCGCCCACAAGGTCGGCGAGTCCGTCGGCCGCAAGCCCCGCGCGATGGGGCGGGCGTCGTCGTGGAACACGCCGCAGGTCGACGTCGAGATCGTCGTCGAGGAACCAGAGGACGAGATAGACGAGGGTGATACCTAA
- a CDS encoding 30S ribosomal protein S3, whose protein sequence is MADEQQFIENGLQRSQIDEFFQEELGRAGYGGMDVAKTPMGTQIVLKAEKPGMVIGKGGENIRKVTTALEEKFDLEDPQIDVQEVEEPDLNARIVADRLANALERGWYFRKAGHTTIDRIMEAGALGAEIVLSGKVTGARSRVEKFNRGYIKHNGEPAEEVVDHGQGVAVMKLGTIGVDVKIIPPGAELPDDFQINEDMDPEEVVPDAVEANEAEGVEELLEGEPEEAEAADAGAEAAADEAVETEPELDEEDVEEVIEEEVEADADEEFEEVDVPEGDEDVEEELDELEEDVEAEAEELVEEMEAEDADEDEGGDA, encoded by the coding sequence ATGGCTGACGAACAACAGTTCATCGAAAACGGCCTGCAGCGGTCGCAGATCGACGAGTTCTTCCAGGAAGAACTCGGTCGTGCAGGCTACGGTGGTATGGACGTCGCCAAGACGCCGATGGGTACCCAGATCGTCCTCAAGGCCGAGAAGCCGGGGATGGTCATCGGCAAGGGCGGCGAGAACATCCGGAAGGTCACGACGGCTCTCGAGGAGAAGTTCGACCTCGAGGACCCCCAGATCGACGTGCAGGAGGTCGAAGAACCCGACCTCAACGCGCGGATCGTGGCCGACCGCCTGGCCAACGCGCTCGAACGCGGCTGGTACTTCCGCAAGGCCGGTCACACGACGATCGACCGGATTATGGAAGCCGGCGCGCTCGGCGCCGAGATCGTCCTTTCGGGGAAGGTCACGGGCGCTCGATCGCGCGTTGAGAAGTTCAACCGCGGCTACATCAAGCACAACGGCGAGCCCGCCGAAGAGGTCGTCGACCACGGCCAGGGCGTCGCGGTGATGAAGCTCGGCACCATCGGTGTCGACGTCAAGATCATCCCGCCAGGCGCCGAGTTGCCCGACGACTTCCAGATCAACGAGGACATGGATCCAGAAGAGGTCGTCCCCGATGCCGTCGAGGCCAACGAGGCCGAGGGCGTCGAGGAACTCCTCGAGGGCGAACCCGAGGAGGCCGAGGCCGCCGACGCCGGCGCCGAGGCTGCGGCCGACGAGGCCGTCGAGACCGAACCCGAACTCGACGAGGAAGACGTCGAGGAGGTCATCGAAGAGGAAGTCGAGGCTGACGCCGACGAAGAGTTCGAGGAAGTCGACGTCCCCGAAGGCGACGAGGACGTCGAAGAAGAACTCGACGAACTCGAGGAGGACGTCGAGGCGGAAGCCGAAGAGCTCGTCGAGGAGATGGAAGCCGAGGATGCGGACGAAGACGAGGGAGGTGACGCCTGA